From a region of the Hymenobacter jejuensis genome:
- a CDS encoding RagB/SusD family nutrient uptake outer membrane protein codes for MKKTYLTLLAACLIGLAGCEKDLNQAPISSGSTPTFYATQADFEQALNATYSMLRVSDNGGFPDRQLNLSETRSDNIYGVGDAGVRDWEPVNNFQTTLATNPYIAEAWDSNFSGIFRANTLLDQLAANGSVVDDATRKRFEGEAKFLRALYYFDLVRYFGKVPIVDHALVPSEVGKIQRSPVADVYKLILSDLQTAIDNLPVSYTGTNVGRATSGAAKGMMALVYLTRSGPTYGIEGPGLASNEYAQALKLLNEIIASGKYSFLPKYSDIFSYTNENNAEVLFDVQYILGGVGLGATYPGLLVPDTYFTFLKIPYPSGGLEIRPIANDLLNSYPAGDVRKTFNFAEGFTSTTGFKETRWLMKKYLNENLKGSNRSDWPINWIVLRYTDILMMKAECILHGAGGTQAEVDAIVNQVRARAGLAGTVSNVTLPQLMEERRREFAGEGSRWHDLVREGLVLNVINAWIPKEDTRNRMSRNIDANQIIYPVPQTELTSSGGLYQQNPGY; via the coding sequence ATGAAAAAGACATACCTCACCCTGCTTGCGGCCTGCCTGATCGGGCTGGCCGGGTGCGAAAAAGACCTGAACCAAGCCCCGATTTCGAGTGGCTCCACGCCTACCTTCTACGCCACGCAGGCCGACTTTGAGCAAGCTCTCAATGCGACCTACAGCATGCTGCGGGTAAGCGACAACGGTGGCTTCCCCGACCGGCAGCTCAACCTCTCCGAAACCCGCTCCGACAACATTTACGGCGTCGGGGATGCGGGCGTGCGCGACTGGGAGCCGGTCAATAATTTCCAGACCACACTGGCCACCAACCCGTATATCGCCGAAGCCTGGGATTCCAATTTCAGCGGCATCTTCCGGGCCAATACCTTGCTCGATCAGCTCGCTGCCAACGGTAGCGTAGTCGACGATGCCACGCGCAAACGCTTCGAAGGCGAAGCCAAGTTTCTGCGGGCGCTCTATTACTTCGATTTGGTGCGCTACTTCGGCAAAGTGCCTATTGTAGATCATGCGCTGGTGCCCAGCGAAGTTGGGAAGATTCAGCGGTCGCCGGTGGCCGACGTGTACAAGCTCATCCTATCGGACCTGCAAACGGCCATCGACAACTTGCCGGTTTCCTATACCGGCACCAACGTCGGTCGAGCTACTTCTGGCGCTGCCAAGGGCATGATGGCTCTCGTGTACCTGACCCGCTCGGGGCCGACGTACGGCATCGAAGGACCTGGGCTGGCTAGCAACGAATACGCGCAAGCGCTGAAGCTGCTCAACGAAATCATCGCCAGCGGCAAGTACTCGTTCCTGCCCAAGTACTCGGATATCTTCTCGTACACCAACGAGAACAACGCCGAGGTGCTGTTTGATGTGCAGTACATCCTGGGCGGCGTGGGTTTGGGCGCTACGTATCCGGGCTTGCTCGTGCCCGACACGTACTTCACGTTCCTGAAGATCCCATATCCTTCCGGGGGGCTCGAAATTCGGCCGATCGCGAATGATTTGCTGAATTCTTATCCGGCCGGCGACGTGCGCAAAACCTTCAACTTCGCCGAAGGCTTCACCAGCACCACGGGCTTCAAGGAAACGCGGTGGCTGATGAAAAAATACCTCAACGAAAACCTGAAAGGCTCTAACCGCAGCGACTGGCCCATCAACTGGATTGTGCTGCGCTACACCGACATCCTGATGATGAAGGCCGAATGCATCCTGCACGGGGCCGGCGGTACCCAGGCCGAAGTCGATGCCATCGTCAACCAGGTGCGCGCCCGCGCCGGCCTCGCCGGCACCGTCAGCAACGTGACGCTGCCCCAGCTGATGGAAGAACGGCGCCGCGAATTTGCCGGCGAGGGTTCGCGCTGGCACGACTTGGTGCGCGAAGGCTTGGTGCTGAACGTCATCAACGCTTGGATTCCGAAAGAA
- a CDS encoding SusC/RagA family TonB-linked outer membrane protein: protein MKICYDWRQCQPLVLAALLVTAGPALSPAMAHPVVISAPQWQLTGKVVSQGSGLPGVTVVLKGSTQGTTTTADGSFTLSVPETAGTLVFSFIGYTTQEKAFSGPETFTITLAEDTKKLEEVVVVGYGTQKRADVTGAIASFDASKLQERPITRVDQALVGQLAGVQVRQTTGAPGRGFSVQVRGSGSITANNEPLYVVDGFPLEAAAQNAAGRFGTGSPLDNINPNDIENIEVLKDAAAAAIYGSRAANGVVLITTKRGKSGKPKLTFNTYAGVSQAVRHLDMLSAEEWVDRATEMINAAWVASGTGRTASQTTAQRQAILGVNTINPNLMLDERWAQPGHPGLTYIDWQKEAFKNGFTQDYQLAASGANDFVNYYVSGDYLSQGGIMIGLGYKRYSARANVEVKANDKFKFGLNISPSYSVAKDPGIEGKDNLMHNIVSFTPVQEAAAGLDANTGNFTSYAWSLSRNSPIRVLQNTTGDTKTFRTLGTLYGDYQLLPGLAFRTTLNIDNTDGNTKSYMPAFVSGSVGNRQASGSYNGYRRQTFVNENTLTYNKIFAEKHDFSALAGYSYNNSKIDAQRISSTGGFVNQAVTTLNGAVNISGTANNFTTETRNVLLSYFGRVQYSYNSKYLLSTSIRRDGSSRFGDNTKWGIFPSASVGWRVSQESFMEDITPLSDLKLRGSWGRSGNNGIGDYSSIATLGIYNYTFGGATAAGQAPNRVNNPDLKWEKSQTFDVGFDFGLLKNRLTGSFDYYTKTSKDLLLNVPVVYASGFATQLTNIGEVRNNGWEVELTSHNFTGDFQWNTSINLSHNANKVVHLGPTDAPIEVASAFDIPNNILQVGQPIYSIYVVKQIGILSQADIDNKVALYGPQTVGDPKYQDANGDGKIDAKDRQIVGHPNPNYIWGVTNTFKFKGFDLSVLVQGQQGGSIYSLFGRAVDRTGQGYTDNALGFYRDRWRSPDDPGAGKRGKAFSGFGRIKNTDWLYSSDYYRVRNITLGYDLGLILNNRIAQGARIYVTAENWFGHDKYLGGLNPEAVNTDGGDASFPIGVDYGGLPLTKTLTLGLNLTF, encoded by the coding sequence ATGAAGATATGCTACGATTGGCGGCAGTGCCAGCCCCTGGTGCTAGCGGCGTTATTGGTAACTGCGGGCCCCGCCCTTTCGCCGGCGATGGCGCATCCGGTGGTTATTTCTGCGCCGCAATGGCAACTGACGGGCAAGGTAGTGTCGCAGGGCAGCGGCCTGCCAGGCGTAACCGTAGTGCTGAAAGGCTCAACGCAGGGCACCACCACTACCGCCGACGGTAGTTTTACTTTGTCGGTACCGGAAACGGCTGGTACACTGGTGTTTAGCTTTATTGGCTACACCACGCAGGAAAAAGCATTTTCCGGCCCCGAGACTTTCACCATCACGCTGGCTGAAGACACCAAAAAGCTGGAAGAAGTCGTCGTAGTGGGCTATGGTACCCAAAAGCGCGCCGACGTAACCGGCGCCATTGCCAGCTTCGACGCCAGCAAGCTGCAAGAGCGGCCCATCACCCGCGTCGATCAGGCCTTGGTAGGGCAATTGGCGGGCGTGCAGGTACGCCAGACAACCGGCGCACCCGGCCGGGGATTTTCGGTGCAGGTCCGCGGCTCGGGCTCGATTACGGCCAATAATGAGCCGCTGTATGTGGTTGATGGCTTTCCGCTGGAAGCGGCGGCCCAGAACGCCGCCGGCCGCTTTGGCACCGGCAGCCCGCTGGACAACATCAACCCCAACGACATTGAAAATATCGAGGTACTGAAGGACGCCGCGGCGGCCGCCATCTACGGTTCGCGCGCGGCCAACGGCGTGGTGCTGATCACCACCAAGCGCGGCAAATCCGGCAAGCCCAAGCTCACCTTCAATACCTACGCCGGCGTGAGCCAAGCCGTGCGCCACCTCGACATGCTCAGCGCGGAGGAGTGGGTCGACCGGGCTACTGAAATGATCAATGCCGCGTGGGTAGCTTCCGGAACCGGCCGCACAGCCAGCCAGACCACAGCGCAGCGGCAGGCCATTTTGGGCGTGAATACCATCAACCCCAACCTGATGCTTGACGAGCGCTGGGCCCAGCCCGGCCATCCGGGCCTGACCTACATCGACTGGCAAAAAGAAGCCTTCAAAAACGGTTTCACCCAGGATTATCAGTTGGCTGCTAGTGGTGCCAATGATTTTGTAAACTATTATGTATCTGGTGATTACCTGAGTCAAGGGGGCATCATGATCGGGTTAGGCTACAAGCGCTACTCGGCGCGGGCCAACGTAGAAGTGAAAGCCAACGACAAGTTTAAGTTTGGCCTCAACATCTCGCCTAGCTACTCCGTAGCCAAAGACCCCGGCATCGAGGGCAAGGACAACTTGATGCACAACATCGTGTCCTTCACGCCGGTGCAGGAAGCCGCGGCGGGCCTCGACGCCAACACCGGCAACTTCACCAGCTATGCCTGGAGCCTGAGCCGCAACAGCCCAATTCGGGTATTGCAAAACACCACCGGCGACACCAAAACCTTCCGCACCCTGGGCACGCTCTACGGCGACTACCAGCTGCTGCCGGGCTTGGCCTTCCGCACCACGCTCAACATCGACAACACCGACGGCAACACCAAGTCCTACATGCCCGCCTTCGTGAGCGGAAGCGTGGGCAATCGCCAAGCCTCGGGCTCTTATAATGGCTACCGTCGGCAAACGTTTGTGAACGAAAACACGCTGACCTATAACAAGATCTTCGCCGAAAAGCACGACTTCTCGGCCCTGGCCGGCTATTCGTACAACAACTCCAAGATCGATGCCCAGCGCATCAGTTCAACGGGGGGCTTCGTCAACCAAGCCGTAACTACGCTGAACGGCGCTGTAAACATCAGCGGCACGGCCAACAACTTCACCACCGAGACGCGCAACGTGCTGCTCTCGTACTTCGGCCGCGTGCAGTATTCCTACAACAGCAAGTACCTGCTCTCGACCAGTATTCGCCGCGACGGTTCTTCGCGCTTCGGCGACAACACGAAGTGGGGCATTTTCCCCTCGGCTTCGGTGGGCTGGCGCGTGTCGCAGGAGAGCTTCATGGAAGACATCACGCCGCTTAGCGACCTAAAGCTGCGCGGCAGCTGGGGCCGCTCGGGCAACAACGGCATCGGCGACTACAGCAGCATTGCTACGCTGGGCATCTATAACTACACGTTTGGCGGCGCTACCGCCGCGGGCCAGGCACCCAACCGTGTCAACAACCCCGACCTGAAGTGGGAAAAATCGCAAACGTTTGACGTCGGCTTCGATTTCGGCTTGCTAAAAAACCGCCTGACGGGTTCGTTTGACTACTACACCAAAACCAGCAAAGACTTGCTGCTCAACGTGCCCGTGGTATATGCCTCAGGTTTTGCAACGCAACTGACCAACATCGGCGAGGTGCGCAACAACGGCTGGGAAGTAGAGCTGACCAGCCACAATTTCACCGGCGACTTCCAGTGGAATACCTCGATCAACCTGAGCCACAACGCCAACAAAGTTGTGCACTTGGGGCCCACCGACGCACCCATTGAAGTAGCTTCGGCCTTCGACATTCCCAACAACATTTTGCAGGTGGGCCAGCCCATCTACAGCATTTATGTGGTGAAGCAAATCGGGATTCTGAGCCAAGCCGACATCGACAACAAAGTGGCCCTCTACGGTCCGCAAACCGTGGGCGACCCTAAATACCAAGACGCCAACGGCGACGGCAAAATCGATGCGAAGGACCGCCAGATTGTGGGCCATCCGAACCCGAACTACATCTGGGGAGTTACTAACACCTTCAAATTCAAGGGTTTCGACCTGAGCGTGTTGGTGCAAGGGCAGCAGGGTGGCTCCATCTACTCGCTGTTTGGCCGCGCCGTCGATCGCACGGGGCAGGGCTACACCGACAACGCCCTGGGCTTCTACCGCGACCGGTGGCGCTCACCCGACGACCCCGGTGCCGGCAAGCGCGGCAAAGCCTTCTCGGGCTTTGGCCGCATCAAAAATACCGACTGGTTGTATTCGTCTGATTACTACAGAGTTAGAAATATCACGCTGGGTTACGACCTGGGCCTGATCCTCAATAACCGGATTGCGCAAGGGGCCCGCATCTACGTGACGGCCGAAAACTGGTTTGGGCACGACAAATACCTGGGCGGCCTCAACCCCGAGGCGGTGAACACCGACGGTGGCGATGCCAGCTTCCCCATCGGTGTCGATTACGGCGGGCTGCCGCTCACCAAAACGCTCACCTTGGGCCTCAACCTCACTTTCTAG
- a CDS encoding rhamnogalacturonan acetylesterase, with amino-acid sequence MKNRFLFLLLTLGLLVAASKPASRPTLYLIGDSTVRNGSGKGADRMWGWGSFLAEHFDTTRIAVRNHAIGGRSSRTFLTEGRWDKILSQLKPGDFVMMQFGHNDNGPLADTARARGTLKGIGEESEEIYNPITKKREVVHTYGWYMRKYVKEAKAKGATPIVLSLVPRNQWQNGKIIRGTGSYGTWAADVAKAENAYFIDLNEIVAKKYDALGDETKLKATYFVEDHTHTNEAGAKLNAESVIEGLRGLKKCSLNKYVKK; translated from the coding sequence ATGAAAAATCGTTTTTTATTTCTCCTGCTCACCCTGGGCTTGCTGGTGGCGGCCAGTAAGCCGGCCTCCCGCCCTACTCTCTACCTCATCGGCGACTCCACGGTGCGCAACGGCAGCGGCAAAGGTGCCGACCGCATGTGGGGCTGGGGTTCGTTTTTGGCCGAGCACTTCGACACGACGCGCATTGCCGTGCGCAATCATGCCATCGGGGGGCGCAGCAGCCGCACTTTTCTCACCGAAGGCCGCTGGGATAAGATTTTGAGCCAGCTCAAGCCCGGCGACTTCGTGATGATGCAGTTCGGCCACAACGACAACGGCCCGCTCGCCGACACTGCCCGCGCCCGCGGCACCCTCAAAGGCATTGGCGAGGAAAGCGAAGAGATTTACAACCCCATCACCAAGAAGCGGGAAGTAGTGCACACCTATGGCTGGTACATGCGCAAATACGTGAAGGAAGCCAAGGCCAAAGGCGCCACGCCCATTGTGCTGTCGTTGGTGCCGCGCAACCAGTGGCAAAACGGCAAAATCATACGTGGCACCGGTAGCTACGGCACCTGGGCCGCCGACGTCGCCAAGGCCGAAAACGCTTATTTCATCGACCTGAACGAGATCGTAGCCAAGAAGTACGACGCCCTCGGCGACGAAACCAAGCTGAAAGCTACCTACTTCGTCGAAGACCACACCCACACCAACGAGGCCGGCGCCAAGCTAAACGCCGAGTCGGTGATAGAAGGGTTGCGTGGCTTAAAGAAATGCTCGCTGAACAAGTATGTAAAAAAGTAA
- the rhaT gene encoding L-rhamnose/proton symporter RhaT codes for MNILLGVLLHALGGFASGSFYLPYKKVNGWAWESYWLIGGLFSWLVAPLVLGYLTVPHLFDVLRQASTETLLWTYFWGILWGFGGLTFGLAMRYLGLSLGMAVTLGLCAVFGTLVPPIWQGMFGGLVETKAFGELLSTTSGQVIMAGLGVCVLGILVCGFAGMLKEKSLTTEQKQESIAEFDIRKGLLVAVFSGIMSACFSFGLTAGQSIAKLAAQQGTNPLFVNNAILVIILLGGLTTNAIWCIYLNFKNKTFSDYANPSAPALRNVIFCALAGVTWYFQFFFYGMGDSQMGEYRFSGWTLHMAFIITFSSLWGLFLHEWRGANAPTMRTISLGILTVVLSTVIVGYGNYLAS; via the coding sequence ATGAATATTTTGCTTGGTGTATTGCTTCATGCGCTCGGCGGCTTTGCCTCGGGTAGTTTCTATTTGCCTTACAAAAAGGTAAACGGCTGGGCCTGGGAAAGTTACTGGCTGATTGGTGGGCTGTTTTCGTGGCTGGTGGCGCCGCTGGTGCTTGGCTACCTGACGGTGCCGCACCTGTTCGACGTGCTACGACAGGCTTCTACCGAAACGCTGCTCTGGACGTATTTCTGGGGCATCCTCTGGGGCTTCGGCGGCCTGACCTTTGGCTTGGCGATGCGCTACCTAGGTTTGTCGCTGGGCATGGCCGTGACGCTGGGCTTGTGCGCCGTGTTCGGGACGCTGGTGCCGCCCATCTGGCAGGGTATGTTTGGGGGGTTAGTTGAAACCAAGGCGTTCGGGGAGTTGCTGAGCACCACGTCGGGCCAAGTAATTATGGCGGGGCTCGGGGTCTGCGTATTGGGCATTCTGGTGTGTGGTTTTGCCGGCATGCTGAAGGAAAAATCGCTGACTACGGAGCAGAAACAAGAATCCATTGCCGAGTTTGACATCCGCAAAGGATTGCTGGTGGCGGTCTTTTCGGGCATCATGAGCGCCTGTTTCTCGTTTGGCCTGACGGCCGGGCAATCCATTGCCAAACTGGCGGCCCAACAGGGCACTAATCCGTTGTTCGTCAACAACGCCATCCTGGTGATTATCCTGCTCGGGGGCCTGACGACCAACGCGATTTGGTGCATCTACCTCAACTTCAAAAACAAAACGTTTTCCGATTACGCCAACCCGTCGGCCCCGGCCCTGCGCAACGTCATTTTCTGTGCCCTGGCCGGCGTGACGTGGTATTTTCAGTTCTTCTTCTACGGCATGGGCGACAGCCAGATGGGCGAGTACCGCTTCTCGGGCTGGACGCTGCACATGGCCTTCATCATCACCTTCAGCAGCCTGTGGGGCCTGTTTCTGCACGAGTGGCGCGGGGCCAACGCCCCCACCATGCGCACGATTTCCCTGGGCATCCTGACCGTGGTGCTGTCGACTGTTATCGTGGGTTACGGCAATTATCTTGCTTCATAA
- a CDS encoding bifunctional aldolase/short-chain dehydrogenase, which yields MDKTLTFQHVSYLWDEAKAAELAGDEVALFIYRSNLLGADLRLTNYAGGNTSCKVAETDPVSGQPVEVMWVKGSGGDIGTLTKAGCATLYVEKLHQLKHRYRGLQFEDEMVALFNHCLFDPKSAAPSIDTPLHGLLPFKHIDHLHPDALIAIAASKDGEQIMHEIWGDTMGWLPWQRPGFDLGLQLEKIVQDNPHLRGVILGGHGLFTWGETSYESYLNTLEVIEQAATYLEAHYGKTKPVFGGVQLTNTPDDTTRRQQAARLMPTLRGLASQQRRMVGHYTDDARVLEFVNSNDLPRLARLGTSCPDHFLRTKIRPLVLDPAQVQGDAARVKTYLEGQFEAYRQDYAAYYERSKHPNSPAIRDANPVIILLPGVGMFAFAKDKQTARVAAEFYTNAINVMKGAEAVSTYQGLPEQEAFDIEYWLLEEAKLQRMAPPKSLSGKVAYVTGGTGGIGKAICEELLKQGACVVAVDRDRLEETQDELRQQYGRDSALSAPINVTDADSIAASLQASVLQFGGVDIIVNCAGLSISKPLADTTQADWDILNDVLVKGQFLVSQQAVEILRQQGLGGDIVNIASKNGLVAGPNNVAYGTAKAAQLHMSRLLAAELGPDKIRVNTVNPDAVLRGSKIWEGAWAQGRAKAYGISVEELPQHYAKRTLLGEELLAEDIAKAVRVFVDGSLSKSTGNVLNVDGGVAMAFVR from the coding sequence ATGGATAAAACGCTCACCTTCCAGCACGTCAGTTATTTGTGGGATGAAGCCAAAGCCGCCGAACTGGCCGGCGACGAGGTGGCCCTCTTCATTTACCGCTCCAACCTGCTGGGCGCCGACCTGCGCCTGACCAATTACGCGGGCGGCAACACCTCCTGCAAAGTGGCCGAAACCGATCCCGTTTCGGGCCAGCCCGTGGAGGTGATGTGGGTGAAGGGCTCGGGCGGCGACATTGGCACGCTGACGAAAGCCGGCTGCGCTACGCTCTACGTCGAGAAGCTGCACCAACTCAAGCACCGCTACCGCGGCCTGCAGTTCGAAGACGAGATGGTGGCCCTGTTCAACCACTGCCTGTTCGATCCGAAGAGCGCGGCGCCCTCGATTGATACGCCCCTGCACGGGCTCTTGCCCTTCAAGCACATCGACCACCTGCACCCGGACGCGCTGATCGCCATTGCGGCTAGCAAAGATGGCGAGCAGATCATGCACGAGATCTGGGGCGACACCATGGGCTGGCTGCCTTGGCAGCGCCCTGGCTTCGATTTGGGTCTGCAGCTGGAAAAGATCGTGCAGGACAACCCACACCTGCGCGGCGTCATCCTGGGGGGCCACGGCCTGTTTACCTGGGGCGAGACCAGCTACGAATCGTACCTGAACACGCTGGAAGTCATTGAGCAGGCCGCTACGTACCTGGAAGCCCACTATGGCAAAACCAAGCCCGTGTTTGGCGGCGTACAACTGACCAATACCCCCGACGACACCACCCGCCGCCAGCAGGCCGCGCGCCTGATGCCGACCTTACGCGGGCTGGCCTCGCAGCAGCGCCGCATGGTAGGCCACTACACCGACGACGCCCGCGTGCTGGAGTTCGTCAACTCCAACGACTTGCCGCGCCTGGCCCGCCTGGGCACTTCTTGCCCCGACCACTTCCTGCGCACCAAGATCCGGCCGCTGGTACTCGACCCCGCCCAAGTGCAGGGCGACGCCGCCCGCGTAAAAACCTATTTGGAAGGCCAATTTGAGGCCTACCGCCAGGACTATGCCGCGTATTACGAGCGCAGCAAGCACCCGAACTCCCCGGCCATCCGCGATGCCAACCCGGTCATCATTTTACTACCCGGCGTGGGCATGTTCGCCTTCGCCAAGGACAAGCAGACAGCCCGCGTGGCGGCCGAGTTCTACACCAACGCCATCAACGTGATGAAGGGCGCCGAAGCGGTCAGCACCTACCAGGGCCTGCCTGAGCAGGAGGCCTTCGACATCGAGTACTGGCTGCTGGAAGAAGCCAAGCTCCAGCGCATGGCCCCGCCCAAGTCGTTGTCCGGCAAAGTGGCCTACGTAACTGGCGGCACGGGCGGCATTGGCAAAGCCATCTGCGAGGAATTGCTGAAGCAAGGCGCCTGCGTGGTGGCCGTCGACCGCGACCGCCTCGAGGAAACCCAGGACGAGCTGCGCCAGCAATACGGCCGGGACAGCGCCCTCTCGGCCCCGATCAACGTGACGGATGCCGACAGCATTGCCGCCTCGCTGCAAGCCAGCGTGCTGCAGTTCGGCGGGGTGGACATTATCGTCAACTGTGCGGGGCTGTCGATCTCCAAGCCCCTGGCCGACACCACGCAGGCCGACTGGGACATCCTCAACGACGTGCTCGTGAAGGGCCAGTTTTTGGTCAGCCAACAGGCCGTGGAGATCCTGCGCCAGCAGGGGTTGGGCGGCGACATCGTCAACATCGCCAGCAAGAACGGGCTGGTGGCCGGCCCCAACAACGTGGCCTACGGCACGGCCAAAGCGGCACAGCTGCACATGTCGCGGCTGCTGGCCGCCGAGCTCGGCCCCGACAAGATCCGCGTCAATACCGTCAACCCCGACGCCGTGCTGCGCGGCTCCAAGATATGGGAAGGCGCCTGGGCGCAGGGCCGGGCCAAGGCCTACGGCATTTCGGTCGAGGAGCTGCCCCAGCACTACGCCAAGCGCACGCTGCTGGGCGAAGAGCTGCTGGCCGAGGACATCGCCAAAGCCGTGCGCGTGTTCGTGGATGGCTCGTTGAGCAAATCCACCGGCAACGTGCTCAACGTCGACGGCGGCGTCGCCATGGCTTTTGTCCGGTAA
- a CDS encoding GntR family transcriptional regulator, with translation MYQLQFKPFDKTPKYKQIVQSVVADIERGLLKKGDQLPSISELSVEYYLARDTVEKAYRELRERGFITSVQGKGYYVQANDATKIKILLIFNKLSSYKKIIYYAFLQALGDQAQVDLQIHHYSAHLFQEIMEKNLGKYNYYVVMPHFAQDLDKADYKSILNQIPAGQLILLDKDIPDLKHDCLSVFQDFDKDIFGALETAQDLLVKYDRMVLILPSDGNYPMEIAWGFRTFCINYHKEFAVKENAIDEVLQAGTAYVVVRETDLAELVKKVRQTSYLLGREIGIMTFNETPLKELLGMTVITTDFENMGRTAAELLLEKQRVKVKNPFSLIRRGSL, from the coding sequence ATGTATCAACTGCAATTCAAACCGTTCGATAAGACCCCCAAATACAAGCAAATTGTGCAATCGGTGGTGGCGGATATTGAGCGCGGACTTCTCAAAAAAGGCGATCAGCTACCCAGCATCAGCGAGCTGAGTGTGGAGTATTACTTGGCGCGCGACACCGTCGAGAAGGCGTATCGAGAGCTGCGCGAGCGCGGATTCATTACGTCGGTGCAGGGCAAAGGCTACTACGTACAGGCCAACGACGCGACCAAAATCAAGATCTTATTGATATTCAATAAGTTAAGCTCCTACAAGAAAATCATCTACTACGCTTTTCTGCAAGCCCTCGGCGATCAGGCACAGGTCGATTTGCAGATTCACCACTACAGCGCCCACTTGTTCCAGGAGATCATGGAAAAGAACCTAGGCAAGTACAACTACTACGTGGTGATGCCGCACTTTGCGCAGGACCTCGACAAGGCCGATTACAAAAGCATTCTGAACCAGATTCCGGCCGGCCAACTGATCCTGCTCGATAAAGATATCCCAGACCTCAAGCACGATTGCCTGAGCGTATTTCAGGATTTCGACAAAGATATTTTCGGGGCTCTGGAAACGGCTCAGGATCTGCTGGTTAAGTACGATCGCATGGTGCTCATCCTGCCCAGCGACGGCAACTATCCCATGGAGATTGCCTGGGGCTTCCGCACGTTCTGCATCAATTACCACAAAGAGTTTGCGGTGAAGGAAAATGCCATCGACGAGGTATTGCAAGCCGGCACGGCCTACGTGGTGGTGCGCGAAACTGACTTGGCGGAGCTGGTGAAAAAGGTACGCCAAACCAGCTACTTATTAGGTCGCGAAATCGGCATCATGACTTTCAACGAAACGCCCCTCAAAGAGCTGCTCGGTATGACCGTTATCACCACGGACTTCGAGAATATGGGCCGCACCGCAGCCGAACTATTACTCGAAAAACAGCGCGTGAAAGTCAAAAATCCCTTCAGCCTGATTCGGCGGGGCTCTTTGTAA
- a CDS encoding TIM barrel protein: MIPEQRIHDLNEAGLADHEFRLRYLTDLLSRRTLDVQGVIQQLVDFQVAIPSWALGTGGTRFGRYPLGGEPRCLEEKIEDVGLLNQLNGSSNSISLHIPWDIPRDIPALQQLLQEQKLVIDSVNSNTFQDQKDQHYSYKFGSLSHTDQAVRQQAIEHNLECIRHGEALGAKTLTVWLADGSNFPGQQHLRRAYLRTADSLASIYEGMPSDWTMLIEYKPYEPHFYSMVIPDWGTSYSLCQQLGKQAQVLVDLGHHLPNTNIEQIVGRLLQFGRLGGFHFNGSMYGDDDLTTGSIKPYQLFLIFNELVDGARDQAVTNAAVAYMIDASHNTKDPLEDLLQSIQNILTSYAKALLVDREALQEAQENNDVVRAEELLRDAFQTDVRPLVAEAYRHSGGVLDPIAAYRAEGIREKLIQQRGKLSLSTGL; encoded by the coding sequence ATGATACCTGAACAGCGAATCCACGACCTCAACGAAGCCGGCCTGGCCGACCACGAATTTCGGCTCCGCTACCTAACCGACTTGCTGAGCCGCCGCACCTTGGATGTGCAAGGAGTAATTCAACAACTCGTTGATTTTCAAGTTGCTATTCCTAGCTGGGCGTTGGGCACCGGAGGTACGCGTTTTGGGCGCTACCCGCTGGGCGGCGAGCCTCGCTGTCTCGAAGAGAAGATCGAAGATGTGGGGTTGCTCAACCAGCTCAATGGCTCTTCGAACTCGATTTCGCTGCACATTCCGTGGGATATTCCGCGCGACATTCCGGCGCTGCAACAACTGCTGCAAGAGCAAAAGCTGGTCATTGACTCGGTCAATTCCAACACCTTTCAGGACCAAAAAGACCAGCACTACTCCTATAAGTTTGGGTCGCTGTCGCACACCGACCAGGCCGTGCGGCAACAAGCCATCGAGCACAATCTGGAGTGCATCCGGCACGGAGAGGCTTTGGGCGCCAAAACGCTAACTGTTTGGTTAGCAGATGGTTCCAACTTTCCGGGTCAGCAGCATTTGCGCCGGGCCTACCTGCGCACCGCCGACTCGCTGGCGTCCATCTACGAAGGAATGCCTTCCGACTGGACGATGCTCATTGAGTATAAGCCCTACGAGCCGCATTTCTACTCGATGGTGATTCCGGATTGGGGTACCTCCTACTCGCTGTGCCAGCAACTGGGCAAACAAGCGCAGGTATTGGTCGACTTGGGCCACCATTTGCCCAACACCAACATCGAGCAGATTGTGGGCCGCTTGCTGCAATTTGGCCGCTTGGGCGGTTTCCACTTCAACGGCTCGATGTACGGCGACGACGACCTCACGACCGGCAGCATCAAGCCGTACCAACTCTTCCTGATTTTCAACGAATTGGTGGACGGCGCCCGCGACCAAGCCGTTACCAACGCCGCCGTGGCTTATATGATCGACGCCAGCCACAACACCAAAGATCCGTTGGAGGACCTGCTGCAATCGATTCAAAACATCCTGACTTCCTACGCCAAAGCCCTGCTCGTCGACCGCGAAGCTTTGCAGGAAGCCCAGGAAAACAACGACGTGGTGCGGGCCGAGGAGCTGCTGCGCGACGCCTTCCAGACCGATGTGCGGCCGTTGGTGGCCGAAGCCTACCGCCACAGCGGCGGCGTACTTGACCCCATTGCCGCCTATCGCGCCGAAGGCATCCGGGAGAAGCTCATTCAGCAGCGCGGCAAGCTTAGCCTCTCCACTGGCTTATGA